The following are encoded together in the Misgurnus anguillicaudatus chromosome 14, ASM2758022v2, whole genome shotgun sequence genome:
- the LOC129428093 gene encoding E3 SUMO-protein ligase ZBED1-like isoform X2 yields MKEATQYMSKEKTPTLSVVAPLQDTLINGLKPIEGESAVIKEMKAVMAGDLQKRYIDFKATLHACSAMDPRFKSLPFLTENERQEVYDGLIVEAARLSMQPSESLWSMDEEGTANAPTDDEGMASKDDAVDE; encoded by the exons ATGAAGGAGGCTACACAGTACATGTCCAAGGAGAAGACCCCCACACTGTCAGTTGTTGCACCCCTCCAGGACACATTGATCAATGGACTGAAACCGATAGAAGGTGAATCTGCAGTCATAAAAGAGATGAAGGCTGTCATGGCTGGAGATCTTCAAAAGAGGTACATTGACTTCAAGGCAACTCTCCATGCATGTTCAGCAATGGATCCAAGATTCAAAAGTCTTCCCTTCCTTACTGAAAATGAAAGACAGGAAGTTTATGATGGACTGATTGTAGAGGCTGCAAGACTGAGCATGCAGCCATCAGAG TCACTTTGGAGTATGGATGAAGAGGGGACAGCAAATGCTCCTACTGATGATGAGGGAATGGCATCTAAAGACGACGCTGTAGATGAGTGA
- the LOC129428093 gene encoding E3 SUMO-protein ligase ZBED1-like isoform X1: MEKESSQGQGQHPPPRNSRPSCPLAALLGERYGGAALPKINTQEDEAKEQMTRYKDADLLEVKEDPLVWWKEHQYQYPLLSQLAKRYLCIPGTSVSSESIFSTARDVITAQRSALHPEHVDQIIFLNKNLKTM, encoded by the exons ATGGAAAAAGAGAGCAGTCAAGGACAAG gTCAGCATCCTCCACCCAGGAATTCAAGGCCATCTTGTCCACTGGCTGCCCTTCTTGGTGAACGATACGGTGGTGCAGCACTACCAAAGATAAATACCCAAGAGGACGAGGCCAAGGAACAGATGACCCGCTACAAGGACGCAGATCTTCTGGAAGTGAAAGAAGATCCACTGGTCTGGTGGAAGGAGCACCAGTATCAGTATCCACTTTTGTCACAACTTGCTAAAAGGTACCTCTGTATCCCTGGCACTAGTGTTTCCTCGGAGAGCATCTTTTCCACCGCCAGAGATGTAATCACTGCTCAGAGAAGTGCACTTCACCCAGAGCACGTTGATCAAATCATATTCCTTAACAAAAATCTGAAGACAATGTAG